In Desulforegulaceae bacterium, the following are encoded in one genomic region:
- a CDS encoding DUF748 domain-containing protein has translation MSKKNKIGLVFAGLFIFYSVLGFLIIPIAAKYIAPGKLSEVLKRDVEIGQIRFNPFAFSFKIKNFKVYTKDKENVFAGFEEVYANLGVISSVLKFSPVISDFYLLSPEVYIEKNKNNEFNFSDLISEVEEEKLEEKKAEADEKIDEESKKEKNFDFLVTDLKIENGSFVFSDKSLDITHEIKKLDLLIPFISGFEKDKEVPVNIYVSAIADQAKIKLDLETKPFLNTLESKADLKITDVFIPFYHPYIKDHLNLVPKSGSIDLFLNANYEKQGNEDQVEAQIKFDLKDFWINEINNKKIGSINKLSIETNKIYPLKNIYSIKNVLIDSPELELELKNKVLNVLNLVKETGNNTNSVTKAEVKPDDEAKKLGQEKKQTSDDFVFLVDIDKFLLKKGKILFSDHDAPDVISGVLTEPVKNQISDLNIKLSGFSTKKDNSSDFSLNCLLNNKSDLGIKGSFGIDPLFAKIDSNFNKISIDYAKGYLPYIDEYVNLVPKSGSMDLFLNAHYQKQDNEDQVEVQAKLDLNDFLINEINDKKFASINKLSIETNKIYPLKNIYSIKTISMDSPEIELEQKNKLLNALNLIKETKNDTETANNAQINLSDEDNNIDQTTNQTLDDSFFLVDIDEFLVNKGKISFTDYDAPAVTSGISSGPIKNIVSGLDIKVLEFSTKKNNSSNFTLNCLLNEKSSLDIKGEFGIDPLFANIDSNLNNLYFDYANGYIPSDLKILIKNGKSDLSSKTALKIENEELKLSSQADLMVKDLNIIERESKKDFFKLDSFEIKNLDFNLLPMKLDIEEIIISGINQKVLKNKNGKFNFEEIFPEKKEDSEIGEEVEAGSQVKPQESKELFPINISKITLKDVGADYTDFTLAPYFSTNFIINSAHLKNLSTQTFEGADLFLEGKVDTTAPFKANGKINPLLDDLLVDLQISLRSLDLTHLTPYSGKYIGRAIEKGQLSLNLDYDIKNRKIKSRNKLLLDQFEFGRRIKSETAVNLPVGLAVSLLKDRKGEINLDIPVSGSLDDPKFKVRKAVAQALRNLVVKAVASPFSLVASIGGGGEKIRYIEFLSGLDEFDKESMERINSVEKILFERPALRLDIKGYCDLEKDREFLKEKEFELLLAKEKASLGFDSGSILEEKELLKVLNKVYYSVFKNKKKFDLELEDKEKIGLISELIKVSIEISNEDLRYLGSKRAARVKEYIVSLGRVNGSRLFVIETGNTSPKQVRGVSNSRVELDLK, from the coding sequence ATGAGTAAAAAAAATAAAATAGGTCTTGTTTTCGCAGGTCTTTTTATATTTTATTCTGTATTGGGATTTTTAATTATTCCTATTGCAGCTAAATATATAGCTCCTGGAAAGCTAAGTGAAGTATTAAAAAGAGATGTAGAAATAGGCCAAATAAGGTTTAATCCCTTTGCTTTTTCTTTTAAGATTAAAAATTTTAAAGTTTATACCAAGGATAAAGAAAATGTCTTTGCAGGGTTTGAAGAAGTATATGCAAATTTAGGGGTTATTTCATCTGTTTTAAAATTTTCCCCTGTAATATCAGATTTCTATCTTCTTTCGCCTGAAGTTTATATTGAGAAAAACAAAAACAATGAGTTTAATTTTTCAGATTTGATTTCTGAAGTTGAAGAAGAAAAACTTGAAGAAAAAAAAGCTGAAGCAGATGAAAAAATTGATGAAGAAAGCAAAAAAGAGAAAAACTTTGATTTTTTAGTTACAGATTTAAAAATTGAAAATGGAAGTTTTGTTTTTAGTGATAAGTCTTTAGACATTACCCATGAAATAAAGAAATTGGATCTTTTAATTCCTTTTATTTCAGGGTTTGAAAAAGATAAGGAAGTTCCTGTAAATATTTATGTTTCAGCGATTGCAGATCAGGCAAAAATAAAGCTTGATCTTGAGACCAAACCTTTTTTAAACACTTTGGAGTCAAAAGCAGATCTTAAAATAACAGATGTTTTTATTCCATTTTATCATCCATATATAAAAGACCATCTTAATTTAGTACCTAAATCAGGCAGTATAGATCTTTTTTTAAATGCTAATTATGAAAAACAAGGCAATGAAGATCAGGTGGAAGCCCAGATAAAATTTGATCTTAAGGATTTTTGGATAAATGAGATTAATAATAAAAAAATTGGTTCTATTAACAAACTTTCCATTGAAACCAATAAAATTTATCCTTTAAAAAACATTTACTCAATAAAAAATGTTTTAATAGATTCCCCTGAACTTGAGCTTGAACTGAAAAATAAAGTATTAAATGTTTTAAATCTTGTAAAAGAAACTGGAAATAATACAAATTCTGTAACAAAGGCCGAAGTAAAACCAGATGATGAAGCAAAGAAGCTTGGTCAAGAAAAAAAACAAACAAGCGATGATTTTGTTTTTCTTGTTGATATTGATAAGTTCTTGCTAAAAAAAGGTAAAATTCTATTTTCAGATCATGATGCTCCTGATGTTATTTCAGGTGTTTTAACCGAACCTGTAAAAAATCAAATTTCTGATTTAAATATTAAGTTGTCAGGTTTTTCCACTAAAAAGGATAATTCATCAGATTTTAGCCTGAACTGCCTTTTAAACAATAAATCTGATTTGGGAATAAAGGGAAGTTTTGGAATAGATCCTTTATTTGCAAAAATCGATTCAAATTTTAATAAGATCTCTATAGATTATGCAAAGGGATATCTTCCATATATTGATGAGTATGTGAATTTAGTACCCAAATCAGGCAGTATGGATCTTTTTTTAAATGCTCATTATCAAAAACAAGACAATGAAGATCAGGTTGAAGTCCAGGCAAAGTTAGACCTTAATGATTTTTTGATAAATGAGATCAATGATAAAAAATTTGCTTCTATTAACAAACTTTCCATTGAAACCAATAAAATTTATCCTTTAAAAAACATTTATTCTATAAAAACCATTTCTATGGATTCCCCTGAAATAGAGCTTGAACAAAAAAACAAATTATTAAATGCTTTAAATCTTATAAAAGAGACCAAAAATGACACAGAAACTGCAAATAATGCTCAGATAAATTTAAGTGATGAAGACAACAATATTGATCAAACAACCAATCAAACTTTGGACGACTCTTTTTTTCTTGTTGATATTGATGAGTTTTTGGTAAACAAAGGAAAAATTTCGTTTACAGACTATGATGCTCCTGCTGTTACTTCAGGTATTTCCAGTGGCCCTATAAAAAATATTGTTTCTGGATTGGATATAAAAGTTTTAGAGTTTTCTACTAAAAAAAACAATTCTTCAAACTTTACCCTGAACTGTCTTTTAAATGAGAAATCTTCTCTGGATATAAAAGGAGAGTTTGGGATAGATCCTTTATTTGCAAATATTGATTCAAACCTTAACAATCTTTATTTTGATTATGCAAACGGATATATCCCTTCGGATTTAAAAATTTTAATCAAAAACGGGAAATCAGATTTAAGTTCAAAAACAGCTTTAAAAATTGAAAATGAAGAACTAAAGCTTTCATCACAAGCTGATTTAATGGTTAAAGATTTAAATATAATTGAAAGAGAGTCAAAAAAAGATTTTTTCAAACTTGATAGCTTTGAAATTAAAAATCTTGATTTCAATCTTTTGCCAATGAAACTTGATATTGAAGAAATTATAATATCGGGAATAAACCAGAAAGTTTTAAAAAACAAAAACGGAAAGTTTAACTTTGAAGAAATTTTTCCAGAAAAAAAAGAAGATTCCGAAATAGGTGAAGAGGTTGAGGCAGGCAGCCAGGTTAAACCTCAAGAGAGCAAAGAACTTTTTCCCATAAACATTTCAAAAATCACCTTAAAAGATGTTGGAGCTGATTATACAGACTTTACTCTTGCTCCATATTTTTCAACAAATTTTATAATTAACTCAGCTCATTTAAAAAATCTTTCAACCCAAACTTTTGAAGGGGCAGACCTTTTTTTAGAGGGTAAAGTTGACACAACTGCACCGTTTAAAGCCAATGGGAAAATAAATCCTTTGCTTGATGATTTGCTGGTTGATTTGCAAATAAGTCTTAGGAGTTTGGATCTTACTCATTTGACTCCTTATTCAGGTAAATATATTGGAAGAGCTATTGAAAAAGGTCAGCTCAGTCTTAATCTTGATTATGATATAAAGAATAGAAAAATAAAATCTAGAAACAAGCTCCTTCTTGATCAATTTGAGTTTGGACGAAGGATAAAAAGTGAAACTGCTGTTAATCTTCCTGTTGGTCTTGCTGTTTCACTTTTAAAGGATAGAAAAGGTGAGATCAATTTAGATATTCCAGTTTCAGGCAGTCTTGATGACCCAAAATTCAAGGTAAGAAAAGCTGTTGCTCAGGCTCTTAGAAATTTAGTTGTAAAAGCAGTTGCTTCTCCATTTTCACTTGTAGCCTCTATTGGAGGAGGCGGAGAAAAAATCAGGTATATTGAGTTTTTAAGTGGGTTAGATGAGTTTGATAAAGAATCCATGGAACGTATTAATTCAGTAGAGAAAATTCTTTTTGAAAGACCGGCTTTGAGACTTGATATTAAAGGGTATTGTGATTTAGAAAAAGACAGGGAGTTTTTAAAGGAGAAAGAGTTTGAGCTTCTTCTAGCAAAAGAAAAAGCATCTCTTGGATTTGACAGTGGTTCAATTCTTGAAGAAAAAGAATTACTTAAAGTTCTGAACAAAGTTTATTATTCTGTTTTTAAGAATAAGAAAAAATTTGACTTAGAACTTGAGGATAAAGAAAAAATTGGTCTTATTTCTGAACTTATCAAAGTTTCTATTGAAATATCCAATGAAGATTTAAGATATCTTGGATCAAAAAGAGCAGCCAGGGTAAAAGAATATATTGTAAGTCTTGGAAGAGTTAATGGGTCCAGGCTTTTTGTGATAGAAACAGGCAATACCAGTCCAAAACAGGTTAGGGGAGTTTCAAACTCAAGGGTTGAGCTTGATTTAAAATAA